GCCCAGAATAGCAATTCTCATGTGTAACTCCTCCTCGATGAATTAAGCTTGTTCCAAATAGTTGTATACCGGATGTGCCGCATTTAGCGTCAGATCGGTTAAAATATGGGAAGCAGATACGATTTCACGCACAGGCAGATCGGCGAGCGGAGCGAGTACATGCTCAAACAGCTGGAGTCGCGCCGGACCAGACCATGCCCATTTCACATCAATATCGGTAATTTGGGTACGAACCAGATCGCAGATACGCAATTGTCCGGTATAGTCGGTTGCCATTTTGACCATAAAGGTAGGACGGCAGATTTCCTGTTTGGCTTGTTCAATATCCATAGGCACATGTTTGTAGCCCATCGTAGCGTTAGCTACACGCAGACTGCCATAATCCAGTGTGCCGACAAGTGTATCGGAGTCGACATACAGCTTCGGTGCGCCGAGCTTTTTCGGATAGGCGGTCAGCTCACGTCCGCTGGCAATGGCGGGAAAATTGTCCACGTACATGGAGTGGACATAGTCGCCTTCTTCGCCGTTAAATTGTACGGGAATTACCTGACCAGCTTCGGTATAAGCGCCCAAGCCGGATACATCTGGCATCCACATGACTTCAAATTTGACCAATGGATCGGTAATTTCTAGTGGCTCAGGTACGGCAGCACGCAGCGCCTCCGCATCTGTGCGGTAAATGATATTGAGATATTCACGATTCACGAATTTGTAAGGTGGAAGTGGATATGCAGGTGCAGTTAATGGAGTGTTAAAGTTTTTGGATATTTGGTTCACATCGATTTTCATGAGAGATTCATTCCTTTCGATATAAGATGGGATACCTGTATTGTACGTCTTTGTTTACATATGTTCTAATACATAATAAAGTATGAATATATTTATTCCAGTAAATGAATGGGGCGGATTTTGATATGGAATTGCTACAACTACAATACTTTCAAACCGTGGCATATACCGAGCATATATCTAGAGCGGCAGAGCAGCTGCATATCGCGCAGCCGTCGCTCAGTCTAACGATTAAGCGACTGGAGGATGAACTGGGTACGAATCTATTTATACGCAAAGGGCGCAATATTCAGTTGAGTGAATCTGGCAAAATCCTGCTCAAGCATGTGGATCGTATGTTTATGGAGCTGGATAACGCTCGACTAGAGATTCAGTCACAGCATGAACAGGCATCGCATACGATCAAAATTTCCATTTCCAATCCACGCTTTCTGTCTCAAATCATCATAAGCTATATTCATAAGGAACCGGACTCCAAAGTGCATCAGGGCATTCGAATGAAGGATGAGATCATTTCCTGTCTGAAAAAGGGTGATATTGATCTTGGCATTGCTGGTCATGCCACCGCAGATGAGGAGATTGAGAGCTGTCTGCTGGTGGATGAGGATATTGTGCTGGTGCTGCCGCTGACTCACCGCTACGCGCAGCGAACAGAGCTTCCGCTCATAGAGGTCGCACAAGAGCCGTTTATTTCGCTGGCGGATAATCGGGAATATAGCGAATTTATTCGAGATTTGTGCGGTAGAGCAGGTTTTGTGCCGAACAGCATGTTTGAGGTGGATTCGTATTTGCTGACCGAGATTATTCAGGTGAATCAAGGTGTATCTTTATTGCCAGTGTCCGTCTGCAAGCAATTGAATCTGCATTATATCCGTATCGCTGGTGTATCGCCTACCTATTCGGTTCATCTGTTCTGGATGAAGCATAAAGTATTGCCGCGCGCAGTGACCTCTTTCCGTGATTATATTATCGACTACTACCAAAAAAACGAGAAAATGTTCAAGCTTTCTTGAAAAATGATCACAATATTGGGTTACAATGGGAGTAATAATGTAAGCGCTTATATTTAAAAGGGGGAAGCAGTACGTTTGAAAGCATTGCGGGATACATTACAGACTCTTTTCAAGCGCCTAAATGGCATATCCTTACAAAGTCGGCTGATTGTCGCGTATATCGTCGTGATCTTGCTGCCGACTGCTGCCATTTCCTATTATTCGTATCAGCAGATCAATACGACATATATTCAGGATACCCGACTCAAAAGTGTCGATACGCTGCAAAATGAAAAACAGACCATTCTTACACAAATTGAGACGATGGAGCGTGCGGCACAGCTAGCATTATCAGACAAAGCGGTCATTCAATATTTGACCGAGAATCAGGATACACCGACAGCGGAGCTGTTAGAATTCAATGCGAATTCGTATGCACGGCTTGCTCAGATTCAGATCAACAATCCGTCGATCCTGCATTTGCGATTGTATAGCAATAGTCCCAATACGTACGAGATTTGGCCGATTATTCTGCATGAAAGTCGTACAGCGGATGCGCCATGGTACAACATGGTCAAAGGATTGGGTGATCGGGAAGCATGGTATATGCAGCGCAGTGATCTATCGTTGGATGAAGTGGATACTCGAGGAGCACTAGAGCCTGATCCGCCTAAGCTGTCCTTGCTTCGCGAATTGGAATTGCCGCGCGGTCATCATGCAGGCATCATTCAAGTTGATATGCGCTTGTCTGATTTGGCGCCGCTTACCTTTGGCAAAAGTCAGGAGGATAGCACGCGTATGCTGCTGCTGGATGCAGGCGGTGGCAACGTATCGATGGATGAGCAGGATAATCTGTACACGCGGCTGGCGCATCGTTTATTAACCGATAAGGCAGACCCAGCTATTCATGTTGCGACGGAATCCAGTACAGATGACTACACGTTATCTGGCGAACAGCCTTCATCATGGAATGGTCAAACGTGGGCGCAATACAGAGAGGATGGACAATCGTATTTGCTGACTAGTATTCCGGTGGAGCGGCTCGGTGCGCGACTGGTTCAGGTGACTTCGCTCGAAAAGATGCTACAGGATACCGGACGTGCGCGCAATCTGATCATTATGGCAACCGTGGCATTTATCCTGCTCGTCTCGCTCATTACGTATGTAGCAAATGCGTTAATTCTCAAAAATCTACGCAAGCTGACCCAAGCGATGCAGCAGATGCGCCGTGGTGAAGGTACACCTGTTGTACAGGTGGACGGCGGCGGGGAGATCGGCGAGCTGGCATACCATTTTAACCGGATGAGCGGCACGATCAATGAACTGATTGCACAGGCAGTACGCAAGCAGGCGCTGATGAAGGAAGCGGAGCTGCGAACGCTATACAGCCAGATAGATGCGCATTTTCTATATAACACGCTGGAAAATATTAAAATGCTCGCCGAAATCGAGGATCAGCGCCAGATCTCCGACGCGCTCACTTCTCTTGGCGGCATGATGCGCTATAACTTCAAATGGGCGGGGGAATACGTCACGCTAGAACAAGAGCTGCGCCATATTCGCAATTACATCGATGTCATGAATATTCGCTTTGATGAGCCAGTTCGGCTCGATGTGCAGATTGCCCCTTTGTATAACGAACTTGAGCTGCTCAAGATGTCGCTGCAACCCATTGTAGAAAATGCCTTTAAGCATGGATGGGATGAAGATAGTAGCAGGGAGCGCCTGCTGACCATCTCGATCGAAGACGAGGAGAATATACAAGAAGAGCATCCTACACAAGACATAGACACCAAGATACCGAACATACATCGAAATGTACAAGGAACAGAGCAACGCATTGATATGGGCATGGATATTAGCAAGCGCACCACCCATGCCAGTATGGAGGAACGCAAACCCTCGCATGTACGAATCCATATCAGCGACAACGGCAAAGGCATGAGCGCTGACACATTGGAACAGCTCAATGTCAGACTGCTGCAACATGGCAGTACGAGCGAATCGTCTGCACGAACGATGCAGGCAGATTCTACTGTATCAACACAGCAGTATGGCGTGGGACTGCTGAATGTGCAGCAACGTATTCGATTATTTTTTGGCGAATCGTACGGCTTGCAGGTGTACAGTGTGGAGGGCAATGGCACCGAGGTTACATTACGCATACCGAAAATTGTACTGGCAGGAGGAGACATTCGGCATGAGACAACTACTGATCGTGGATGATGAAAAGAATATCCGGCATGGCCTACAGGTGATGATTGAGCGAGAATTTCCAGAGCGTTATCAGATTCGCTGTGTGCGTCATGGGCAGGAAGGATTGGAAGCGATGATGGAGCTGCCTGCCGATCTGGTCATTACTGATATTCGTATGCCAGTGCTGGATGGCATGGGCATGTTGGACGCAGTGCGGGGAATGGCGGAATTATCGGTACAACCGGAAGTGATCGTGCTGAGTGGGCATGACGATTTTGAATATGCGAAGGCAGCGATTCGTTATCAGGTGCGCGAATATTTGTTGAAGCCGATTCGACGAGAGGATTTATTTCAGGCGTTGGAGCGGCTGGAGGGGGAATTGCAGCAACGCGATGAGCGAGCACGTCAGCTGGAAGATGCGCATCAATATCGAATACGCTGGCAGGAGGAACAGCTTTCTCGCTTGCTGGACAGCAGCACACCGGATACCGATAACATGCTTATGAACGGCGAATGGCCAGAGCTGCCACAGCCTTATGTGATCTGTGTATGGCAATGTGTAACCGCAGACGGTCATCCAGTTCCAGTGCAGGAGTTGGATATGCTTCTGCGTCAGCTGGATGCAGGAGAAGGCTGTTATTCGTCGAATATCGCGGAGCTGCAAGTATTGGATCGCGAAGGCAGACGCGTCTGGATTATGCACTATCAGCAATTGGTACGGTTGCAGGAACTGGCGCGTGCCGCCGGGCGGCGGGATGTTTCTGGCTTGTGGGCAGGTATAAGCTTGGCAGGCGAAGGGATTGCCCGCTTACCGCTTGCTTATACAGAAGCATGCCGCGCGCTAGCATATGGATTCTTTTGTCCGGGTGTGTATATGCTGCATTATCAGCCTGAGCAGGAATCGATGTCGTTATCCCCAGTGTCGGAGGAAGAGATTCGCCAGCTTGGCAATCTGCTTGGTACAGGCGATGTGGAAGAGATGAATCGCCGATTGCATCGTCTGTTCCGTTTGTCCGAGCTGCATCATATGAATATGGAGTATGTGCGGCGTACGGTATTCATGGTAAACGAGCATATTCTGGATGAGGTGTTTCGGCATTTTGGCGAAGCATCGCTGGAGGTGCTACGACTGTATCGTCGGGTATGCAGTCTGGATCATTATCGTTATTTTCACGATTATTACCGCGATCTGGAACGGCTGCTGCTCTGTCTGGACGAGTATATCGGGCAGCTGCGGCTGGTACACAGCGAGCATCATCGACTGCGTGAGGCGGTCGAGTATATGCAGCAGCATTATGACCGTCCGCTCAATATGGCAATGGTCAGCAATCATGTGTCACTCAACTACTCCTACTTCAGCGAAGCGTTCAAAGCGTATACGGGCGAGAACTTTATATTATATTTGAAAAAGCTGCGTATTGAGCGTGCCAAACCGCTGCTGAGCGAGCCGACATTGCGGTTAAGTGAGATTAGTCAACAGGTCGGATTCGAGAGCAGTCGGCACTTTTCTAAGGTGTTTCGTGAATTGGAAGGCATCACGCCGCAGCAATACCGATCCAAACTGGAATTACGTTCAAACATTTATTGATTATTCAGATGATTTTTACATTATGTTCGTTTGCAAACACAATAATTTGAAGTAAAATAGTTGGGTAGCCAAAATAAGTGATTTTCGGTCTATATTGTCGAACCTATTGGTCATTTCACTATATACTGGAGGGCTTTAAGTGCCAAACGGTGCAAAATGGAGTATACGCACTAAAATTGTGGCGGGTTATATCGTGATTATTATCTGTCTGGGTGTCGTGTTGACGATGATGTCAAGCCGTGTGAACCAGCTGGAGGAAGAAAGCCGATATATCAATGATCATGATCTTGAAGTCCATAACCTTACCAATGCCCTGGAAAAGCATGTGCTGGATATGGAAACCGGACAGCGAGGCTTCGCTCTAACCGGAGAAGAAAGCTATCTGGTGCCTTATAACGATGCCGCGACTCAGTGGGAATCGGATTATAACGAATTATTGTCCCTGATTGCAGGCAATGCGTTACAGCAGAGCAATCTAGAGACGATTAAGACAGGCATTCAAGGCTGGATCAATGATGCCGGAACGCCAGTCATTCAGATGAAGCGTGATGGCAATACCGCTGGTCTTACCCGCTTTTTTGCTAGCGATCCCGGCAAGCAGCAGATTGATCAGCTGCGCACGGAACTGGACGCATTTCGTACAAGTGAAAAGGCACTGACGACAGCTCGCATTGAAGCCACATCAGCGAGCAATGAACGTTTGCTCATGATGATGATCTCTGTTTGGGTGCTGTTAGGTGTCGTATCGATTTTGACGGCGATCTTCATTTCCCGTCAGATTGTGCGCACGATTAATGATGTACGCGATACAGTAAGAGGGATTGCAACCGGTGGGAATCTCAAGACACGAATCGAGATTCAAAGCCGCGATGAAGTCGGCGAACTGGCGGAAGCTGCCAATGAGTTGCTGGATCATGTGCAATATGAGAACTGGGTAAAAGATCAGATCGCACAGGCAGCAACTCGTTTCCAAGAAGCGGCTGATGCGGATGCGTTAGCAGCGATATTGCTTACTAAGGGCAATAAATGGTTTCACGCGCCATACGGTATCGCCTATTTGCAAAGTAATGATGGCACATGGCATCGTGCAGCGAGCTTTGCCGTCGATAACAAAGAGGCGGAGCTAGGCACAGAGATGATTCAGCAAGGACGCGGTTTGACCGGTCAATGTATCGCTGAGCGTCGGATGCTGGAATTGCATCCATTGCCTGCAGATTATGTACGCAATGTCAGCTCCGGTCTGGGGCAGGCAGAACTGCAAGCGATGGTAGCCGCGCCGGTTATTTTTGAAGGAAAAGTAATTACGGTTGTAGAATTCGCACTGCTTCAGCCACTGACGGAGCAGCAAAAGCATCTGTTCCAGCAATTGCTGGACATCTTTGCGGTGACGAT
The DNA window shown above is from Paenibacillus sp. JQZ6Y-1 and carries:
- a CDS encoding acetoacetate decarboxylase, coding for MKIDVNQISKNFNTPLTAPAYPLPPYKFVNREYLNIIYRTDAEALRAAVPEPLEITDPLVKFEVMWMPDVSGLGAYTEAGQVIPVQFNGEEGDYVHSMYVDNFPAIASGRELTAYPKKLGAPKLYVDSDTLVGTLDYGSLRVANATMGYKHVPMDIEQAKQEICRPTFMVKMATDYTGQLRICDLVRTQITDIDVKWAWSGPARLQLFEHVLAPLADLPVREIVSASHILTDLTLNAAHPVYNYLEQA
- a CDS encoding LysR family transcriptional regulator; amino-acid sequence: MELLQLQYFQTVAYTEHISRAAEQLHIAQPSLSLTIKRLEDELGTNLFIRKGRNIQLSESGKILLKHVDRMFMELDNARLEIQSQHEQASHTIKISISNPRFLSQIIISYIHKEPDSKVHQGIRMKDEIISCLKKGDIDLGIAGHATADEEIESCLLVDEDIVLVLPLTHRYAQRTELPLIEVAQEPFISLADNREYSEFIRDLCGRAGFVPNSMFEVDSYLLTEIIQVNQGVSLLPVSVCKQLNLHYIRIAGVSPTYSVHLFWMKHKVLPRAVTSFRDYIIDYYQKNEKMFKLS
- a CDS encoding sensor histidine kinase, with product MKALRDTLQTLFKRLNGISLQSRLIVAYIVVILLPTAAISYYSYQQINTTYIQDTRLKSVDTLQNEKQTILTQIETMERAAQLALSDKAVIQYLTENQDTPTAELLEFNANSYARLAQIQINNPSILHLRLYSNSPNTYEIWPIILHESRTADAPWYNMVKGLGDREAWYMQRSDLSLDEVDTRGALEPDPPKLSLLRELELPRGHHAGIIQVDMRLSDLAPLTFGKSQEDSTRMLLLDAGGGNVSMDEQDNLYTRLAHRLLTDKADPAIHVATESSTDDYTLSGEQPSSWNGQTWAQYREDGQSYLLTSIPVERLGARLVQVTSLEKMLQDTGRARNLIIMATVAFILLVSLITYVANALILKNLRKLTQAMQQMRRGEGTPVVQVDGGGEIGELAYHFNRMSGTINELIAQAVRKQALMKEAELRTLYSQIDAHFLYNTLENIKMLAEIEDQRQISDALTSLGGMMRYNFKWAGEYVTLEQELRHIRNYIDVMNIRFDEPVRLDVQIAPLYNELELLKMSLQPIVENAFKHGWDEDSSRERLLTISIEDEENIQEEHPTQDIDTKIPNIHRNVQGTEQRIDMGMDISKRTTHASMEERKPSHVRIHISDNGKGMSADTLEQLNVRLLQHGSTSESSARTMQADSTVSTQQYGVGLLNVQQRIRLFFGESYGLQVYSVEGNGTEVTLRIPKIVLAGGDIRHETTTDRG
- a CDS encoding response regulator — protein: MRQLLIVDDEKNIRHGLQVMIEREFPERYQIRCVRHGQEGLEAMMELPADLVITDIRMPVLDGMGMLDAVRGMAELSVQPEVIVLSGHDDFEYAKAAIRYQVREYLLKPIRREDLFQALERLEGELQQRDERARQLEDAHQYRIRWQEEQLSRLLDSSTPDTDNMLMNGEWPELPQPYVICVWQCVTADGHPVPVQELDMLLRQLDAGEGCYSSNIAELQVLDREGRRVWIMHYQQLVRLQELARAAGRRDVSGLWAGISLAGEGIARLPLAYTEACRALAYGFFCPGVYMLHYQPEQESMSLSPVSEEEIRQLGNLLGTGDVEEMNRRLHRLFRLSELHHMNMEYVRRTVFMVNEHILDEVFRHFGEASLEVLRLYRRVCSLDHYRYFHDYYRDLERLLLCLDEYIGQLRLVHSEHHRLREAVEYMQQHYDRPLNMAMVSNHVSLNYSYFSEAFKAYTGENFILYLKKLRIERAKPLLSEPTLRLSEISQQVGFESSRHFSKVFRELEGITPQQYRSKLELRSNIY